From Pelosinus fermentans DSM 17108, the proteins below share one genomic window:
- the mobB gene encoding molybdopterin-guanine dinucleotide biosynthesis protein B: MIPLVSFVGYSNSGKTTLLTKVIRELKNRGYRIAVIKHDGHDFEMDHAGTDTWKHRQAGADVVCIASAHQVAIVHTLTQPLALDEIIQGISNVDLILTEGFKLEEKPQIEVHRQGREYIGLKKNRIALVADQQIYTGVPYFKLEAIKEVADFLENRIRLSKI; this comes from the coding sequence ATGATACCCCTTGTTTCCTTTGTAGGTTATTCCAATAGCGGTAAAACGACGCTTTTGACAAAGGTTATTCGTGAGCTGAAAAATCGTGGTTATCGTATTGCAGTGATCAAACATGATGGTCATGATTTTGAAATGGATCATGCTGGGACGGATACATGGAAGCACCGTCAAGCTGGTGCTGATGTTGTATGCATTGCCTCTGCACATCAAGTAGCAATCGTGCACACCCTTACCCAGCCACTTGCGCTGGATGAGATTATTCAAGGGATTAGCAATGTGGATTTAATTTTAACAGAGGGGTTTAAACTGGAAGAGAAACCACAAATTGAGGTACATCGGCAGGGACGAGAATATATTGGCCTAAAAAAGAATCGGATTGCCTTAGTTGCAGATCAGCAAATTTATACTGGTGTCCCTTATTTTAAGCTGGAAGCGATCAAAGAGGTTGCTGATTTTTTAGAAAATAGAATTCGGTTATCAAAGATATAG
- the moaA gene encoding GTP 3',8-cyclase MoaA → MNGLYDSVGRRIHYLRVAVTDRCNFRCLYCMPSEGVKWMEHNDILRYEEILRIITAFASLGVDKVRITGGEPLIRKGIIGFLHKVTAIPGIKEVAVTTNGSMLEEYASLLKEAGVKRINVSLDTLDPERFKQITGHDVLYRVLAGIKKAQEIGLTPIKLNMVVMNGINSDEIADFAKLAINNPYQVRFIEYMPFALERKYLFAADKMKQQLLKAGFAKLIPEMSNHSPAQIYRFPQAQGSIGFITPISQHFCSSCNRIRLTPDGNLKPCLLSNQEYSLRERLRAGISDQKLLDTIKQVIWNKPKECDLKNGGKGKRGMHRIGG, encoded by the coding sequence ATGAATGGTTTATATGACAGTGTGGGAAGGCGCATTCATTACCTGCGAGTAGCAGTAACGGATAGGTGCAATTTTCGATGCCTATACTGTATGCCTTCAGAAGGTGTAAAATGGATGGAGCATAATGATATTTTACGGTATGAAGAAATCTTGCGCATTATTACTGCCTTTGCCAGTTTAGGGGTTGATAAAGTACGTATTACTGGTGGTGAGCCTTTGATACGTAAAGGGATTATTGGCTTTTTACATAAGGTAACAGCTATTCCTGGGATCAAAGAAGTGGCTGTAACAACGAATGGTAGTATGCTGGAAGAATATGCTTCTCTTTTAAAGGAAGCTGGGGTGAAACGTATCAATGTGAGTCTTGATACATTAGATCCTGAGCGATTTAAACAGATAACAGGACATGATGTATTGTATCGGGTATTGGCAGGAATAAAAAAAGCGCAAGAAATAGGCCTTACACCGATTAAGTTAAATATGGTAGTTATGAATGGTATAAATTCAGATGAAATTGCTGATTTTGCGAAATTGGCCATAAATAATCCCTATCAGGTTCGATTTATTGAATATATGCCCTTTGCATTGGAACGAAAATATTTATTTGCAGCAGATAAAATGAAGCAGCAACTTTTAAAAGCTGGCTTTGCCAAACTGATTCCTGAAATGAGTAATCACTCACCTGCTCAAATATATCGCTTCCCTCAGGCACAGGGCTCAATTGGTTTTATTACTCCTATTTCTCAACATTTCTGCAGTTCTTGCAATCGAATTCGTCTTACTCCTGATGGCAATCTTAAACCTTGTCTGTTATCGAACCAGGAATATTCCTTGCGTGAAAGGCTGCGTGCAGGAATTTCTGATCAAAAGCTCTTGGATACGATAAAACAAGTGATCTGGAATAAACCTAAGGAATGTGACTTGAAGAATGGGGGAAAAGGTAAAAGAGGTATGCATCGTATTGGTGGCTAA
- a CDS encoding ABC transporter substrate-binding protein, with the protein MYTIGILQLTQNLDDAVHGFKAELTEHGIHAEFHYLNADGNIDQLAKLANQLAEKEVDLIFACSTPAAAAAVKLTQDIPVVFTPVFDPIGANLVLSMTEPGGKATGVAGMVKAEDKLNFINRLLPAIKKIGMLYHTEDSNAIVEVANFRKLNNPKVQFIEIPIKEAENLSNLPDILPHDLDALFLPIGKIIEDNFATIVYYTDTLEIPVIASHAPNISDGALAGLVANHYQLGKDCAVKAMQILKGASPSQIPVDTVKTPEIWLNQFTADNLGISFAEDLKEEATEVFE; encoded by the coding sequence TTGTATACTATAGGCATTCTGCAATTGACGCAAAATTTAGATGATGCCGTCCATGGTTTTAAAGCAGAACTTACAGAACACGGTATTCATGCCGAGTTTCATTATTTAAATGCCGATGGCAATATAGATCAGCTTGCTAAATTAGCAAATCAACTAGCCGAAAAAGAAGTGGATCTCATCTTTGCTTGCTCGACGCCAGCTGCTGCGGCTGCTGTAAAACTTACACAAGATATTCCAGTAGTATTTACACCTGTATTTGATCCTATCGGTGCTAATTTGGTACTTAGCATGACAGAGCCTGGCGGTAAAGCAACTGGAGTTGCAGGCATGGTCAAAGCAGAAGATAAATTAAACTTTATAAATCGTCTCTTACCTGCCATCAAAAAAATCGGTATGCTTTATCATACTGAGGACTCTAATGCGATTGTAGAAGTAGCAAACTTTCGTAAACTAAACAATCCCAAAGTGCAATTTATAGAAATTCCTATAAAAGAAGCAGAGAATTTATCCAATTTGCCGGATATATTACCTCATGATTTAGATGCTTTATTTCTGCCAATCGGCAAAATCATTGAAGATAATTTTGCCACTATCGTTTATTATACGGATACCCTTGAAATTCCTGTCATTGCTTCTCATGCCCCCAATATATCTGACGGCGCCTTGGCTGGTTTGGTAGCTAACCACTATCAGTTAGGTAAAGATTGCGCCGTGAAAGCGATGCAAATTTTAAAAGGTGCTAGTCCTAGCCAAATACCTGTCGATACTGTAAAAACACCAGAAATTTGGCTGAATCAGTTTACTGCGGATAATCTAGGGATATCTTTTGCCGAAGATTTAAAAGAAGAAGCCACAGAAGTTTTTGAATAA
- a CDS encoding molybdopterin-dependent oxidoreductase: MNPKIEVKRSVCPYDCPDTCGLMVETVEGKAVRVTGDPDHPHTRGTLCSKMNHYEKTVHSPERLTKPLLRTGSKGAGEFKEISWEEAIFHIKERWQGIIAEYGSQAILPYSYAGTMGVVQRNIGEAFFHRLGASRLERTICSSAKGYGWSAVMGSSLAPHPQEVSASDLIILWGTNILATNIHLLYQIREAKKAGAVVWLIETYQSSAAQFADKVIMVRPGSDGALALGMMRVLVDKKLIAEEFVAQYVQGFEAFEKESLPEYSLDAVSKITGIDAASVEEIGILYGKARAPFIVMGSGLSRYGNGAMTVRAITCLPALVGAWAKVGGGLLASIGTGSAFAMDSIIREDFMQEPTRIVNMNQLGHALQQITNPPIMSMYVYHSNPAIVAPDQNAVVKGLLREELFMIVHERFMTDTARYADLVLPATSSLEHSDIYRSYGHYCVQRAYPVIPPVGEAKSNWDVFRLLASAMGFEESFFEQTTDEIIQQLLESPKPWLEQIDMNKVQEGMAAELPLPPDYKITFKTPSGKIEIFNPREIDPFPTYKPSHGDDAPFWLMNAPGLYSLNSSFNERPDLLEKRKAMYLMMNPYDAEKKGFKNGQEVIAFNERGEVVFILKIASEVPSGIVVTEGIFWIKNTPGKSSVNALTSQRLTDRGAASTFYDTKVDVRSFH, translated from the coding sequence GTGAATCCTAAAATCGAAGTAAAGCGATCCGTTTGTCCCTATGACTGCCCTGATACCTGCGGACTTATGGTGGAAACGGTGGAGGGGAAAGCGGTAAGAGTTACAGGAGATCCAGATCATCCTCATACAAGAGGAACTTTATGCTCTAAAATGAATCATTATGAGAAAACAGTGCATTCCCCAGAGAGGCTGACGAAACCCTTATTACGGACTGGATCAAAAGGTGCAGGAGAATTTAAAGAGATTTCCTGGGAAGAGGCAATTTTTCATATTAAAGAACGCTGGCAAGGAATTATTGCTGAATATGGCTCGCAGGCGATATTACCTTACTCCTATGCTGGAACAATGGGCGTGGTGCAGCGTAATATTGGTGAGGCTTTTTTTCATCGTTTAGGGGCATCGCGTTTAGAGCGGACAATTTGTTCTTCAGCTAAGGGGTATGGCTGGTCGGCAGTTATGGGTTCGAGCCTAGCACCCCATCCTCAAGAAGTATCAGCAAGTGATTTAATTATTCTTTGGGGGACGAACATTCTAGCGACGAATATTCATTTGCTGTATCAGATACGAGAGGCCAAGAAAGCAGGAGCAGTGGTTTGGTTGATTGAGACCTATCAATCATCAGCGGCTCAATTTGCTGATAAGGTAATCATGGTGCGACCTGGCAGCGATGGTGCCTTGGCTTTAGGTATGATGCGTGTCTTAGTTGACAAGAAGTTAATAGCTGAAGAGTTTGTTGCTCAATATGTACAAGGCTTTGAGGCCTTCGAGAAAGAATCTTTGCCAGAATATTCATTAGATGCAGTAAGTAAAATTACCGGAATTGATGCTGCTAGTGTCGAGGAGATAGGGATTCTATATGGAAAGGCACGGGCTCCTTTTATTGTTATGGGCAGCGGTCTATCACGTTATGGTAATGGCGCGATGACAGTCCGTGCCATTACATGTCTTCCAGCTCTTGTGGGAGCTTGGGCAAAAGTGGGGGGCGGGCTATTAGCAAGTATTGGCACAGGAAGTGCTTTTGCTATGGATTCGATAATCCGGGAGGATTTTATGCAAGAACCCACCCGAATTGTAAATATGAATCAATTAGGTCATGCTTTGCAGCAGATAACAAATCCTCCTATTATGAGTATGTATGTATATCATTCTAATCCTGCTATTGTTGCACCAGATCAGAATGCTGTAGTGAAAGGGCTATTGCGGGAAGAGCTGTTTATGATTGTTCATGAACGTTTTATGACCGATACAGCTCGTTATGCGGACCTAGTGCTGCCAGCTACCAGTTCTTTAGAGCACTCTGATATTTATCGCTCTTATGGGCATTATTGTGTTCAACGGGCATATCCGGTGATTCCACCAGTAGGAGAAGCAAAATCCAATTGGGATGTTTTCAGGTTATTAGCAAGTGCTATGGGATTTGAGGAATCTTTCTTTGAGCAAACAACTGATGAAATCATTCAGCAGCTGCTAGAATCTCCTAAGCCATGGCTGGAACAAATTGATATGAACAAGGTTCAGGAGGGAATGGCAGCAGAATTGCCGTTGCCGCCTGATTACAAAATAACATTTAAAACTCCATCGGGAAAAATCGAGATTTTTAACCCGCGGGAAATAGATCCCTTCCCTACCTATAAGCCATCTCATGGGGATGATGCACCTTTTTGGCTCATGAATGCTCCAGGTTTATATTCGCTTAACTCCTCCTTTAATGAACGGCCTGATCTTTTGGAAAAAAGAAAAGCGATGTATTTGATGATGAATCCTTATGATGCTGAAAAGAAGGGATTTAAAAATGGACAGGAGGTTATTGCTTTTAATGAACGAGGCGAAGTTGTATTTATTCTTAAAATAGCCTCTGAAGTTCCAAGTGGCATTGTTGTGACAGAAGGAATCTTCTGGATCAAAAATACCCCGGGAAAAAGTTCGGTGAATGCATTAACATCCCAGCGGCTTACAGATCGTGGAGCAGCGAGTACCTTTTACGATACAAAGGTTGATGTTCGTTCCTTTCACTAG
- a CDS encoding MOSC domain-containing protein, protein MSAKIAAVCISKEKGVRKENIGEAKLRANWGMEGDAHAGKWHRQISLLSVDSIEKMKEIGKKKGLELAPGDFAENLTTEGLELFKLPVGTYLKTGETLLEVTQIGKSCHHHCEIFKQIGQCVMPKEGIFTRVLVGGRVKAEDEIEVWQGIPVGIITASDKGAIGEREDTSAKEIEKLVPNINGQVIDYRILPDDQNVLVEAMIEMVDQLGVGLLLTTGGTGFSPRDVTPEATLRVIERAVPGLPEAMRRESAAISPRAMLSRAVAGIRGKCLIVNLPGSPKAVRECLEIILPVLPHALEILHGTGGECGVEKGCN, encoded by the coding sequence ATGTCTGCCAAAATAGCCGCTGTTTGTATCAGCAAGGAAAAAGGGGTGCGCAAAGAAAATATAGGTGAGGCGAAGTTGAGAGCAAATTGGGGGATGGAAGGCGATGCTCACGCAGGAAAATGGCATCGGCAGATCAGCTTGCTTAGTGTAGATAGTATTGAAAAAATGAAGGAAATCGGCAAAAAAAAGGGGTTGGAGCTCGCTCCGGGAGACTTTGCTGAAAATCTCACGACAGAAGGATTAGAGCTTTTTAAACTACCCGTTGGAACCTATTTAAAGACAGGAGAAACCTTACTGGAAGTAACTCAAATCGGCAAGAGTTGTCATCATCATTGCGAGATTTTCAAGCAGATTGGTCAATGCGTTATGCCGAAAGAAGGCATTTTCACCCGAGTACTAGTTGGTGGCAGGGTAAAAGCAGAGGATGAGATTGAAGTCTGGCAGGGGATACCAGTAGGTATTATTACGGCTAGTGACAAAGGAGCAATTGGAGAACGAGAAGATACCAGTGCCAAAGAGATTGAGAAGCTTGTGCCGAATATAAACGGGCAGGTGATTGACTATCGTATACTGCCTGATGACCAGAATGTATTAGTGGAAGCTATGATAGAAATGGTAGATCAACTTGGTGTGGGGCTTTTGCTTACCACAGGAGGGACTGGATTTTCACCGAGGGACGTAACCCCGGAAGCTACGTTGCGTGTTATTGAAAGGGCTGTTCCTGGTTTACCAGAAGCCATGAGGCGAGAGAGTGCTGCGATATCTCCAAGAGCAATGTTAAGTCGAGCAGTAGCAGGCATTCGAGGTAAATGTTTGATTGTAAATTTGCCAGGGAGTCCTAAAGCAGTCCGGGAATGTTTGGAAATTATTTTACCTGTACTGCCTCATGCTCTAGAGATTCTTCACGGTACGGGTGGTGAATGTGGAGTGGAAAAAGGCTGTAACTAA
- the moaC gene encoding cyclic pyranopterin monophosphate synthase MoaC codes for MAEFTHFNAQGESHMVDVTVKHITQRQAVARGQIFMEKETLEKIYDSQIAKGNVLEVARLAGIMAAKQTQHLIPLCHPLLISSVEIHFTREQQSIMIEAAVRVSGQTGVEMEAMTAVSVTALTIYDMCKAIDRSMVIANICLMKKEGGKSGLFERKDDSCLPK; via the coding sequence ATGGCAGAATTTACTCATTTTAATGCTCAGGGCGAAAGCCACATGGTAGATGTCACTGTTAAACATATAACGCAAAGACAAGCAGTAGCTCGTGGACAAATTTTTATGGAAAAAGAAACACTAGAAAAAATATATGACAGTCAAATTGCCAAAGGAAATGTGTTAGAAGTAGCACGTTTGGCAGGTATCATGGCTGCAAAGCAGACCCAGCACCTCATACCGCTTTGTCATCCTCTATTAATTAGTTCGGTTGAGATCCATTTTACCAGAGAGCAGCAATCCATCATGATAGAAGCTGCTGTTAGGGTGAGCGGGCAAACAGGTGTAGAGATGGAGGCCATGACCGCCGTTAGCGTTACAGCTCTGACAATATATGATATGTGTAAGGCAATTGATCGTTCTATGGTAATAGCAAACATTTGTTTAATGAAAAAAGAAGGCGGTAAGAGTGGCCTGTTTGAAAGGAAGGATGATTCATGTCTGCCAAAATAG
- a CDS encoding response regulator, giving the protein MTIRVLIADDHAVVRSGLAMLINSQQDMQVVGVAADGREAVELGVKLLPQVVLMDLSMPPGENGLIATARLKELLPEIRVLILTMHDDEEYLFQSLKAGAVGYIVKTAPDFDLLKAIRTVHQGESYLYPSAAKSLIERFLRQGNKSEEFESLQLLTEREKQTLRLVAMGYANKDIAEQLCLSVKTVEAYKARIMEKLDLKTRPEMVRYAMKKGLLDLEG; this is encoded by the coding sequence ATGACCATTCGTGTTCTAATAGCTGATGATCACGCTGTTGTCCGTTCGGGATTAGCTATGTTAATTAATTCCCAGCAGGATATGCAAGTGGTAGGGGTGGCTGCTGATGGAAGAGAAGCGGTAGAATTAGGGGTAAAACTTCTTCCTCAGGTGGTACTTATGGATTTGAGCATGCCTCCAGGTGAGAATGGTCTGATTGCTACTGCTAGATTAAAGGAATTACTACCAGAGATTCGAGTGCTGATTCTAACCATGCACGATGATGAAGAATATCTATTTCAGTCTTTAAAGGCGGGGGCAGTGGGATATATTGTAAAAACTGCTCCTGACTTTGATTTACTCAAAGCCATTCGCACAGTTCACCAAGGGGAATCTTATTTATATCCATCTGCTGCTAAATCTTTAATTGAGAGATTTTTACGGCAGGGAAATAAAAGCGAAGAATTTGAGTCATTGCAATTATTAACAGAACGAGAGAAACAAACATTGCGCTTGGTGGCTATGGGGTATGCTAATAAAGACATTGCTGAGCAACTTTGTCTTTCTGTTAAGACCGTTGAAGCTTACAAGGCTAGAATCATGGAAAAACTTGATTTAAAAACTAGACCGGAAATGGTTAGATACGCAATGAAAAAAGGATTATTAGATTTGGAAGGCTAA
- a CDS encoding aspartate aminotransferase family protein — protein MNHYIGPEEILRKKREYLIPCAYHFYNQPMQLVRGSMQYLYDSAGKEYLDCFAGVSVVNCGHCNPEITKAICDQVNTLQHTCTIYLTENIVNLAEQLARLTPGRLQKTFFCSSGSEANEGAALLASLYTGSSEFISLRQGLHGRTKLGMSLTGLSMWRTDNTPVGGINFAPNAYCYRCPLNKKYPECDLACANEIETIIKTATSGKVAAMFVEPIQGNGGMITPPLDYFKRVKSILDAYGILLIVDEVQTGFGRTGTFFAMEHYDVEADIMTMAKALANGTPVGAFTARAEIADVYTRPGASTLGGNPVTAAASLATLHYLTKHDLPGKAAVLGKILKDGLIVLQQKHPIIGDIRGLGLMIGVELVYSDKTPAIKETDFILEEMKNRGILVGKNGPNRNVLAFQPPLVITAEDLHRLLNNLDDVLSLIEI, from the coding sequence TTGAATCACTATATTGGCCCTGAAGAAATTTTACGTAAAAAGCGGGAATATTTGATTCCCTGCGCATATCACTTTTATAATCAACCTATGCAATTAGTCCGGGGTAGTATGCAATATTTATATGACTCCGCCGGTAAAGAATATCTGGATTGTTTCGCTGGTGTATCCGTTGTTAACTGCGGTCACTGCAATCCCGAAATTACCAAAGCAATCTGTGATCAAGTAAACACATTGCAGCATACTTGTACGATTTATTTAACAGAAAACATTGTAAATCTAGCGGAACAATTAGCCCGGCTCACACCTGGAAGATTGCAGAAAACTTTTTTTTGTTCTAGCGGCAGTGAAGCCAATGAAGGCGCTGCTTTGTTAGCCTCTTTATACACAGGGAGTTCTGAATTCATTAGTTTACGGCAAGGGCTTCATGGGCGTACTAAATTAGGAATGAGCCTTACTGGTCTTAGTATGTGGCGCACCGACAATACTCCTGTTGGCGGCATTAACTTCGCCCCTAATGCTTACTGTTACCGCTGTCCTTTAAATAAAAAATATCCCGAATGCGATCTAGCCTGTGCAAATGAAATTGAAACAATAATAAAAACAGCCACTTCCGGAAAAGTGGCTGCCATGTTTGTCGAACCGATTCAAGGCAATGGTGGTATGATTACTCCACCATTGGATTATTTCAAACGCGTCAAATCAATTCTGGATGCCTATGGTATTTTGTTAATCGTTGATGAAGTCCAAACTGGTTTTGGACGTACAGGTACTTTTTTTGCCATGGAACATTATGACGTAGAAGCGGATATCATGACAATGGCAAAGGCACTTGCCAATGGCACGCCTGTTGGAGCCTTCACTGCCAGAGCCGAAATTGCAGATGTCTATACTCGTCCTGGAGCATCTACTTTAGGTGGAAATCCTGTAACAGCTGCCGCAAGTCTAGCGACGCTGCATTATCTTACCAAACATGATCTCCCTGGCAAAGCTGCTGTACTAGGCAAGATACTAAAGGATGGTCTTATTGTCCTACAGCAAAAACATCCCATTATTGGAGATATACGCGGCTTGGGACTTATGATTGGTGTGGAATTAGTATACAGCGATAAAACACCTGCAATTAAAGAAACTGATTTCATTTTGGAAGAAATGAAAAATCGCGGCATTTTAGTCGGCAAGAATGGTCCTAACCGTAATGTCCTGGCATTTCAGCCACCACTGGTAATTACTGCTGAAGATCTTCATCGGCTGCTAAATAACTTAGATGATGTACTATCTTTGATAGAAATCTAA
- a CDS encoding peptidase U32 family protein — protein MLLTRDSVELLAPVGTWDVLEAAIEAGANAVYLGGKRFNMRMFKTTANFDDATLGKAIEYAHRHNVALHVTVNNLISDRELDNMRSYLKLLDELKPDALIVQDLSILQLAREMNLSVPLHASIMMNTHNEHAVRALQGYGISRVVVNREMSLSQLSLLKERTGIEVEYFIHGDMCISHSGQCVQSGVVFGQSSNRGRCLKPCRWPYQLVDAATGLPIDDQAPGPYKLAMKDMCLYMKLPELIQAGVSSFKIEGRMRTADFVSGIVKTYRKAIDRYIADPMGYTPDLQDWENLQNTRSRDFSTCYALGNPGAAAIGYSGKREPRFFSQAVREADMATLAKRSLPNPTNKLFAPALSVRVADLASLIAACQNGANTIYIGGEVAKPGIPWTLQTMVQAVEEAGKYGAKVIITTPRITMERECGELEQFFSSLAKINPHGLMVGNLGALTLAQQHTALPLQAEFSFNVFNHVAAQLLKNKNVKKATISLEATYEQIMQLVENSPLPLEFIVHGSLPAMITDHSIPEAVLTNQYQSDYDPALDTTRYALLDTAGQQHPIMVDQYGRSNLLFAKDLCLLPHLHSLRTVQNYRIEGQYYTPELVGLITKIYREELDKIAAEQSTYHFDESQLEKIAAASPRELGIGTFRYRLSK, from the coding sequence ATGCTATTAACACGAGACTCTGTAGAATTACTCGCTCCCGTTGGTACATGGGATGTATTAGAAGCTGCGATTGAAGCCGGAGCCAATGCGGTATATTTAGGCGGAAAACGCTTTAATATGCGTATGTTTAAAACAACTGCCAATTTTGATGATGCTACTCTTGGTAAAGCAATTGAATATGCCCACCGTCACAATGTCGCCTTACATGTCACTGTCAACAACCTAATTAGTGATCGTGAGCTTGATAATATGCGCTCCTACCTTAAACTCCTTGATGAGTTAAAACCAGATGCACTCATTGTACAGGATTTATCCATTTTACAATTGGCTCGTGAAATGAATCTGAGCGTTCCCTTACATGCTTCAATTATGATGAATACTCATAACGAGCATGCCGTACGCGCTTTACAAGGCTATGGAATCAGCCGGGTCGTCGTAAACCGCGAAATGTCCTTATCCCAGCTTAGTCTACTAAAAGAACGTACTGGTATTGAAGTAGAGTATTTTATTCATGGTGATATGTGCATTTCCCATAGTGGCCAATGTGTACAATCAGGAGTTGTTTTTGGACAAAGTTCCAATCGGGGCCGCTGTCTAAAACCGTGCCGTTGGCCGTACCAATTAGTAGATGCAGCAACAGGTCTTCCAATCGACGATCAGGCCCCTGGTCCTTACAAATTAGCCATGAAAGATATGTGCTTGTATATGAAACTGCCTGAACTGATCCAAGCAGGTGTATCTTCTTTCAAAATTGAAGGGCGCATGCGTACTGCGGATTTTGTGAGTGGCATTGTTAAAACATACCGTAAAGCGATTGATCGTTATATTGCAGATCCAATGGGATACACACCTGATTTACAAGACTGGGAAAACTTGCAGAACACACGTTCCCGAGACTTTTCCACTTGCTATGCCTTAGGCAATCCTGGAGCAGCAGCGATTGGTTATAGTGGTAAACGTGAGCCACGTTTCTTCAGTCAGGCCGTACGAGAAGCGGATATGGCAACCCTTGCCAAACGATCACTTCCAAATCCAACAAACAAACTCTTTGCTCCTGCATTAAGTGTTCGCGTTGCTGATCTAGCTTCCCTGATCGCCGCTTGCCAAAATGGTGCTAATACGATCTATATCGGTGGCGAAGTCGCAAAACCTGGTATTCCGTGGACGCTCCAGACAATGGTACAAGCTGTAGAAGAAGCTGGCAAATATGGTGCAAAAGTTATTATTACGACACCACGCATCACGATGGAACGAGAATGTGGTGAATTAGAACAATTTTTCAGTTCCCTTGCAAAAATAAATCCCCATGGCTTAATGGTCGGAAATTTAGGTGCCTTGACTTTGGCTCAGCAGCATACTGCTCTTCCACTACAAGCTGAGTTTTCTTTTAATGTCTTCAACCATGTAGCAGCGCAGTTGTTAAAAAATAAGAATGTGAAAAAAGCCACGATTTCTCTCGAAGCCACTTATGAACAAATCATGCAATTGGTTGAGAATAGTCCCCTTCCTTTAGAATTCATTGTTCATGGTTCATTGCCAGCAATGATTACCGATCATTCCATACCAGAAGCTGTACTTACTAACCAGTATCAAAGCGACTATGATCCGGCATTGGATACAACTCGATACGCTTTGCTGGATACAGCAGGCCAGCAGCATCCTATTATGGTAGATCAATATGGACGCAGCAACCTTCTCTTTGCTAAAGACTTGTGTTTATTACCCCATTTGCACTCCTTAAGAACTGTACAGAATTATCGCATTGAAGGTCAATATTATACTCCGGAACTTGTTGGACTGATTACAAAAATTTATCGTGAAGAACTTGATAAAATCGCCGCCGAGCAATCAACCTATCACTTCGATGAAAGCCAGCTAGAAAAAATTGCAGCAGCAAGTCCCAGAGAATTAGGTATCGGTACTTTCCGCTACCGCTTATCCAAGTAA